The region TCGAGGCAGGAGGGagggaagaaaaaaagagaaaggtgGCGGCACAGGAAGAGAGTTTGTGCTAGGGTTTCAACCTAAAatctgataccatgtaagattggatattctcaccacaaattgtgtgtgaggtagacaatattatttataataataaaatgacagaatatgctaagaatattctaaggcatattacaaaataaatcaataataaaataaaggaaTATCCCGTAGGATATTACTCCTAGTTATCTCTAACACATAGGTAACTTGGTTAATGTGGAAAATGTTACCctttatgaaaataatctcTTTGGGCCAATTCCATCCACGATCGGGAACTTGACAAAGGTCCGAAGATTATCTTTAACTTTCAATGCACTTAGTGGCAACCTTCCGGTAGAGATGAACAAGCTTACTGGTTTGGAAAACTTGCAGTTAAGTTACAATAAATTCACAGGCTATTTACCTGACGATATTTGTGTGGGTGGAAAGTTGAAAAATTTCACTACTACCAATAACCAGTTCACAGGTCCAGTTCCAAGGAGTCTGAAGAATTGCTCCAGCCTCATAAGAGTCAGGCTTGACCAGAACCAACTGTCTGGAAATATAACAGATGCTTTTGGTGTATATCCAAATTTGCTCTACATTAAATTGAGTGAAAACAATTTTTATGGCCACCTTTCACCAAAATGGGGAAAGTGCAATAACCTGACAGCCCTTATAGTCTCGAACAATAATTTATCAGGTGGTATACCACTAGAGCTGGCTAAGGCAACCAATTTACATGTTCTTATCTTGTCCTCAAACCATCTGACAGGAGAAATTCCAAAGGAGTTAGGCAACTTGAAGTCATTGATCAAACTCTCGATAAGTGGAAATCATATTTCAGGAAATATTCCAATGGAGTTGGCATCATTGCAGGAACTTGCTATCTTAGAGGTTGCAGCAAATAATTTGAGTGGGTTCATCCCACCACAACCTGGAGGTTTTCCTAAGCTATGGAATTTGAATTTGAGTCAAAATAATTTTGAGGGAAGTATTCCTGTTGAGTTTGGCCAGTTAAAAGTTCTTCAAAGTCTTGATCTTTGTGGAAATTTTTTGGGTGGAACCATACCACTAGCGCTTGCACAATTGAAATCCTTAGAAATATTGAATTTGTCACATAATAATCTTTCTGGAGTCATTCCCTCAGGTTTCGATGAGATGTTAAGCTTGACAACTGTTGATATATCATACAATCAATTAGAAGGCCTAGTTCCAAGCATTCTAGCCTTCCAAAAAGCTCCTCTAGGTGCCTTCAGAAATAACAAAGGGTTGTGTGGTAACGCATCTGGCTTGGAGTCTTGCTCAACGTTAAGCGAAAAATCTCATGATCATAAGAATAACAAAATCTTGTTGGTAGTCTTACCCCTTACCTTGGGCACTCTAATACTGGCACTTTTTGTTTGTGGAGTCAAATATCATCTCCGCCACGTTTCAAGCGCCACAATAAATGAGCATGCAGAAACACAACCACAAAATCAATTTTCAATATGGAGCTTTGATGGGAAAATGATGTATGAGAACATAATTGAAGCCACGGAAGATTTTGACAGCAAACATCTCATTGGGGCTGGAGTGCATGGATGTGTTTACAGAGCAGAATTGTCCGCTGGTCTAGTTGTGGCTGTGAAGAAACTTCATTCTTTACAAGATGGAGAAATGTCTATTCAAAAAGCTTTTGCAAGTGAGATCCAAGCTTTGACAGATATCCGACATCGTAACATTGTGAAGTTATATGGATTTTGTTCACATTCACTACACTCATTTTTAGTTTATGAGTTCTTGGAGAAGGGCAGTGTTGACAAGATTCTAAGAGATGATGAACAAGCAACTGCATTTGATTGGAATAGGAGGATGAATGTCATTAAGGATATAGCTAATGCTTTATGCTATATGCATCATGATTGCTCACCTCCAATTGTTCATCGCTACATATCCAGCAAGAATGTTCTTTTGGATTTAGATTATGTGGCTCATGTCTCAGACTTTGGAACAGCTAAGCTTCTTAATCCTAATTCAACAAACTGGACCTCATTCGCAGGCACCTTTGGATATACTGCTCCAGGTCAATTCCCTATGATGTTGTAGCTTTTTTTCAATGACTATATGCAAGCATGCCTATTTAATCCTATTGTATACATGATATTCTTTTGGTTTTCTACAGAACTAGCTTACACAATGAACGTGAATGAGAAATGCGATGTGTATAGTTTTGGAGTATTAGCATTGGAAATACTTTTTGGAAAGCACCCTGGGGATTTCATATCTTCACTGAGTGCTGCGAGCTCAACACTTGATGCTATGTCTTTGATAGATAAGTTGGACTTACGTCTCCCTCACCCTATAAATCCTGTTGTCAAGGAGGTGATATCAATGACAAAAATAGTTGTTGCCTGCCTAACGGAAAGCCCACGCTCTCGCCCTACCATGGACCAGGTTTGCAAGGAGCCCGTAATGTCGAATTCTTCTTAAGCCAAAAGTTTGGGCTTGCCGAACGTGCTTTGGCATTACTTCTTCCTTGTTTTGCAATTTGTAAACTGTTTTTGCTAGTATTATCAATCATTGCCTAAGTTACAACTCTCGTGCATGCTCATCAATGTCCATAATTTTCTCCACACTGCTATATTGGATCCTGATTCCTGAAAGAGAATtttacaaacaaaaaaaatatatatgaagaAGTTTCAACAATCAACCATATAAATCACAATGCTAAGGAGAAATGATTGCTATACAAGACACTGATACCTTCTCCTACATGCACTCTGATCATTTTACAACTTCATTTGATGTGGCATTAGTATTCAATTGTTGTTGTTATGTGCAGGTTTAATTCTATATGCACTGTGAAGTTGAACCACGCATTAATAGAACCAAAACAAGACCTTGCATTAATGAATTTGAATGGAAATGAAATGATTTTAGTGGCTTTGGAGAACCAAAACCAAGAGATTGCATTATTGACAAAACTGGCAAGTTAAGGAACTTCAATCACAAGAAACTGTCCAGGAAAAAATGTAAGTAGTGCTGTGCTGAAACACAAGTTTGTTGTTTATGGAAACATGTATTGGAGTGTGTATCTCATGTTATAAATAATGTCATTTAATTTTCTCTGACCAGGTGGTTCTTTGAGAGGACGAGGATGAAAATTCGGTTCTTGGTTTGTTGATGGGGTTTCCCCTGTTTGGAGCCCAACTGCAAAGAAGATTCTGGATTGTCTTCAAAAGGGTGTAAATACTGAGAGCATTAAGGGTTCTCTGGATATGCTTCAAGCATCTCTTAAAATATGGGATGACATTTTAACTGTGTCTGTTCAACTCCGGATGAAGAAACAGTGGAATTCAATTATTTCGGTGAGAATATCATACTACTGCCAGTGTGTTTGGTTTAGCGTTGGAAAAAGTAATTTTGAATAGAATTCATtctgaaaaaattaaatatggtAAAAAATGAGTTAAAAGTTGCGATTTAATCATTTCGGTGAGAAACATCGCAagataattaatttttcatgTCTCAAGGGATTTCCTTTTCAGGATTATTCATGTCAGGGATGTAACCAAGTTACAAGGATGATTCTGTCTGTTACAACTTTTCTAGTTTTAAGTAGATGGATACTGCTAGCTCCTTCAAGCAAGATGTCATATGCTATAATTTACTGATATGTAGATCCTTTTGGGCAAAAATTTCTATACAAGGAGGCTGAATCTGCATATCTTCAGCTTCTTGAGGCTAGATGCATTCCTAAGCCCTTCTTATAAAGGCCTACTGCATGTCTGGGCTTCTAGAAAAAGCTGAAGCTGTCTTTATTGAAATGCGAAATTATGGCCTTCCTTCAAGTATGTTATCTGCATCAACTTTGCATACCATTTTTCTAACTCTTGCGTATAATCCATTTATGAAGTGGAATTTTGATCCTTGAAAATGGCTGAACATTTATCAGAATGAAATAACATAGTTGCAATTGtaaataattcatatataaatgAATTAATGAAAGGAGGAAATCCTACCAAAGCAAAAGAGATTTTCCTTAGGATGAAGCAGGATAGCTGCAAACCATCTACTGAAACTTATACCATGTTGATAAACTTATATGGAAAGGTGAGTTTCTAAGTTTTCTCTTTGTCTACAATTTTGTTTTCTAATGTTTCAGTCtttttttagttgttttgaTATTTGAATTTTATGCAGGATGGTAAACCTTTTATGGCCTTAAAAGTGTTCAATGAAATGTTGAGCCATAAGTGCAAACCTAATATTTGCACATAAGTGAATGCATTTGCCAGAGAGGGGCTGTGTGAGAAAGTAGAAGAAGCATTTGAATAAATGCAAGAAGCTGGGCTTGAACCTGATGTATATGCTTACAATGCCCTCATGGAATGGAAGCTCACTGGTTGTTATAGAAGATGTTATAATGCCTTCTTGATTGATGAATGCATATTATTATGAAAATAACATATGCCTTTAAACTCTTTGGTTCCACTTGGTATGTTAGAGGGAAACAAATTTGAATAGTAGCCTCCTACCTTAGAGCAAGTAACATTTATGTTAAgttatttacattttttatatttttttaaaattgaaaaaatagaaGGAATAATAGTCAGTTTGACACATTGTTAGAGTGGATGTACCGAATCTTCAGTACTACAGAAGTACTGAAAATTTGCTCCTGAAATGTGCTTATGTTAATACCACTACCACTTGGTCTCTGTAGTGCTTGAAATTAGCCTTATGGCCTTTTACAAGAGCTAACTTATGAAGTGGCATTGGCTTCCTTTGCTGTGTTGATAGGTGCTCTTCCCATGCCAtttgttttgtgatttcttttcTCTGTTATCTTAAAGAAGATGCCCTATACTTTTGAAACCTTGTACTGAGTTATTTTTCTTCCCCCCAGCAGTTGTGCAGGCTTTCCTTTTGGAGCAGCAGAATTTTTTTCACTAATGCAGCACGTGAGGTGTGAACCGGATAGAGCCTCCTATAATATCTTGGTTGATGCATATGGCAGAGCAGGTTTTCTAAATGGTATTTACCTTGCATTAAAAGTTATCCTTTTTGTTTTGCTTACTCACATGTTCTATTATACTAATGGATTGAAACACATGCTGAGCCAATTGTTTTCCTTTCTTATCTTTTTTGAATGATTGAAACAGATGCTGAAGCTGTATTTGAAGACATGAAAAGAGTGGGAATAACACCAACAATGAAATCCCACATGGTACTTTTATCTGCCTATTCCAAAACTGGCAATGTGAGTAAATGTGAGGACATTCTCAACCAAATGTGCAAATCTGGCCTGAAACTAGACACTTTTGTTCTCAACAGCATGCTGAACTTGTATGGACGGTTAGGCCAATTTGGAAAGATGGAAGAAGTTTTGACAGTGATGGAAAATGGACCATGTGAAGCTGATATTAGCACATACAATATCTTGATAAACAGGTATGGTCAAGCTGGATTCATTGACAAAATGGAAGGCCTATTTCAATTGTTGCATAGTAAAGGTTTGAAACCTGATGTTGCGACTTGGACTTCACGTATTGGAGCATACTCTAAAAAGAAGCTTTATGTAAGGTGCTTAGAAATTTGTGAAGAAATGATTGATTCTGGCTGTTACCCTGATGGAGGAACAGCTAAGGTGCTCCTTGCAGCATGCTCTAATGAAGATCAGATTGAGCAGGTTACTACTGTGATTAGAACAATGCACAAGGATATCAAAACTGTTCTGACACCAGTATAAGTTGCTTGAACTTTGATATTGTAGTCAACAATAGTGTATTATATATCTGAaactttcatttaaaaaaaaagttccaTCCCCAGTTAGCATTTCTTGGCCTAATAGTTGACAAAATTTGGACCTCCAAAGAATAAGAATATTTTAATACTCTCCATGCCTATTTAGCCAACAAGACTAATTTCAGTTGGGAAAATTATGAAAGCCCAAAACTATACAGGAGAATGATGTTCAATTTTGTTTAGCTCACTTCCAAACTAGATTTCCAAAGCTCCATCAGGAAGAAGAAAAGCAGAGAAAGGGAACAACCTTTCTATATATATGCTGTTCACTTTATTAACTAACAGTATTAACAATTTGTGAATATCTTCAATCACTTACAAGTTACAATGATTCTAATTTTGAACGTGAACAACtgctatatttttttctctaatgCAAAGCAGCAAGCTGCAGGTACATAAATAATGGGAAtaaccttgagagttgagataTGATGCAACGGATACAACAAATGTCATTGGAATGATTCTGAGTAATAAAGCCGCCCATATAATGAGAAATAATTCTAAACGGCTATATGCCTATATATATCCAATGATTTTGAACATGGATATCCATTGATGAGCAACAAGTGAATAGTTGGGGGTTAATATATATAAACTGATTCTTTAAGGGTTAAATGTCAATTTGGTTTATTTGTAAATAtaactagttcttattttagTTCATAGTTTAGAGTAAAGTTGCATTTTAATCCCTACGATTAGACAAAAATTTGGTTCTCGTATGAATTTGAGCTCAAACAGAGTGCTTGAGCACTTATGCGACACTGCTTAATTATTTACAACGACCAAAATGAAACTCTACTCCaataagggactaaaattaaaacTCGGCTATATATTTTTCGGGGAAAAAcctttattttatgtttttgttgctGTAATTATTTCTAGTTATAAGTTTATTAATCCAATTGCttccaaataaaataaaataaaattctatAAATTGCCTACAATAAGTGCACATATGGATCCAATTGTAGAAAAGCCTTATGTGTGACTTCCACCTTTGAACCGGCTCTTCTACCTTCAAGAATATGCATGCAGAAGTCAAGCATAAAAAGACGAAGAAATCAAGGTGATATATACCGTCGACAAAACTCCCACCGCAGAAAAATGATCAAGAATGACGGACGTACATATGTTCACACTGCAAATTAAAAGACTtgctaaaaaaatttaatattcgAATAGTATTATGATTTAATCCGTTAAGTATATTTAATATTGACATATTTCGGGAGAATAATATTTGGTGGAAGAAATCACCTACACACCTAATGTGATATCTGAGTTTTAGGGAGATTTTCTTAAATGAAAAATTGAGAAAAGTGGATGCACGCGAGTATTGTCACTCATTTAAGTACTACCATTACCTAAACACACTTAATTAATTGTGGAGTTCGGATGGGATCCGGTGTATTAGCATTGATATATGATCGCATCTAAATTCAAGTGATTAGTCACATGATTCTCGGCTATAAGATACTTGGAAaaccaaaaataataatatattttaaaaaatattaaacttaCGATTGTGATGTTAATTAAATATTGTATGATTTAATTGAATATTGATTTAACATGATACTTGTGAAGCTTATGTGATTGAAGCTGTGTGATACTTTAGCTAAAGCTATTCACAAATCGTTAATATTGTTAATTAATAAAGTgatcatatatataattaactttGTTATATTTGAATAGTCTATGAACTATGGAATCACCTTCATTGTTGAAGCAACTAAATCCACTCATCCTTTCCATCAAGTTTATATGCACAATCTATTAGCTCGTAACGTTGGAAATATAAGAAATCTTGAAGTAGAGAAAGGTTGAAGATGATAAAACTGAAAAGCTGAATCAATTGATTGATTGTAAATTGTACAGAGAGCTTTCTTTTATACACAAGGTAAAGCAATTAACCATGGTTCTAACTAACACTAACTAGAGTGGTTAACACTAACTAGAGTAATCAACCGACTCTAACTCTAACTAACTAACCACTAGTAACTAATCCTAGTGGTAAAGTAACTAACTATTTACAGTAACTAAAGGAAAGATGGTAAAGGTAAAACTCATTATCTACACTATGTAATGGCCCCCCTCAAACTGGAGAGTGTATATCAAACAGTCCCAGTTTGGAGAAGATGTGTCGAAAGGGTCCTGGAGTCAAAGGCTTCGTGAGAATGTCTGCAAGCTGATGAGAAGATGCAACTGGAAGAAGATGCACTAATCCTTGCTTCAATTTTTCACGAACTATATGACAGTCCAGCTCAATGTGTTTCGTTCTCTCATGAAAGCTTGGATTATGAGCTATATGAATAGCTGACTGATTGTCACAATACATGGAGACTGGTGACTGTAGAGGAGTCTGAAGATCATGCAATAGGTAGCTTAGCCATTGGATTTCACAAACTGAAGCTGCCATGGCACGATACTCGGCCTCACATGATGAACGAGAAGCAGTGTTCTGTTTCTTGGATCGCCACGAAATCAATGATGTACCCAGAAACATACAATAACCAGTGATAGACCTGCGTGTGTCAGCACAACCGGCCCAGTCGGAGTCACTAAACGCTGTTAagacagaagatgaagaagcagaATAGAGGAGACCACATCCAGGATTGCCTTTGATGTATCTAAGGATCCTGTGAGCTGCTGCTTCATGAGCATCACTAGGAGCAGAGAGATACTGGCTCAATTGATGCACTGCAAATGAGATATCGGGCCTAGTAGTTGTGAGGTATAAAAGTCTACCTATGAGACGACGATAAGAGCTGATATCAGCTAGGGGTGTCCCTGTGGTAGCACTAAGCTTCTGTGAGCTATCCATGGGAGTAGTTGCTGGCCTACAACCAAGCAAGCCTGAGTCTGAGAGTAATTCAAGAGCATACTTCCTCTGATTTAGCACTATTCCTGTTGTAGATCTAGCAATCTCAAGACCAAGGAAAAACTTTGCTTCTCCCATGTCTTTGATACGAAACTTCTCATGTAAAGAATGCTTGACTGTCATGATCTCTGTCATGTCATTTCCTGCCAATAAAACATCATCCACATAGAGCAGGAGAGCAGTGAAAGTGCCTTTGCTTCCTGACTTTATGTACAGTGTGTGATCTGCTGAACTTTGTTTAAAACCAAGATCCTGAAGTGCAACACAGAGGGTCGAGTACCATTGCCTACTGGCCTGTTTTAGTCCATAGAGGGACTTTTGTAGGAGACAAACTTGATTTGGTTTAGAAGAAGGAAGACCCTGAGGTAATGCCATATAAATTTCCTCATCAAGGCTGGCATGTAAGAATGCATTGTCCACATCTAATTGGTGAAGAAACCAATTATTGGAAGCTACCAAAGCAAGCAACACACGAAGTGTAGTCATTTTAGCTACTGGGGAGAAGGTATCCATGAAGTCTATGCCTTCCACTTGTGTATAACCTTTGACAACCAAGCGTGCCTTGTACCTTTCTATAGAGCCATCCTGTTTGTGTTTCACCTTGTAAACCCATTTGCACCCAATTGGAGTTTTGTCAGCTGGCTTATCAACAAGAATCCATGTGTGATTTCTCTCCAAAGCCTCTAGTTCCTGATCCATAGCCTTCCTCCAACACTCATGCTTCACTGCCTCAGAGTATCTAGTTGGCTCACTGACTGTAGTAATGTTCATAACAAAACCTCGATAGGAAGGGGTCAATTTATGATAAGAGATGACTTTGGACAAGGGATAGGATATACCTGTACTAGAAGGAACAGTTGGCACATCAGTTGCAGCAGTAAGAGTGCAATGATAGTCCTGCAAGTAAGTAGGAGGTTTTCTTGCTCTTGTAGAAGTCCTCTGGATATGAACTGCTTCAGGATTAGAGAGTGGTCCTGAAGATATAGAGGGTGGTCTGGGCGCAGGATGCTCAGGATAAGAATAGTCAAAAGGTTCTTCTGGTAAACAAGATGGTAAAGGTAAAGGACTGAACTCAGAACTTTGGTCAAGGCTACTGGAATGAGAATAGGGAAAAATATTCTCATGAAACACCACATTGCGTGATATAGATATGTTTCTAGTTTTCAGGTCATACACTATATACCCCTTGGTTCCTGGCTTGAAGCCTAAAAAGATacacctttgagccctagggtcAAACTTAGTCCTATGACTGACAAGAGTTGATGCAAAGCAAAGTGAACCAAAGACCTTGAGAAAAGACACATCTGGAACTTTGTTATGAAGAAGCTGAAAAGGACACTTATTTTCAAGGATAGGTGTAGGAAGTCTATTTATCAGGAAAATAGAATGGGTAATAGCATGAGCCCAAAAAATCTTTGGAAGATGTGCTTGAAACAATAATGCACGAGCCACATTCAAGATATGTTGATGCTTCCTCTCAACAATAGAGTTTTGCTGAGGGGTTTCAACACAACTTGTTTGATGGATTATTCCTTTACTGGCATAGAAGTGACTAAGAGCAAATTCTTTTCCATTGTCACTTCTTATGCTCTTAACAGTGGTTCCAAACTGGTTTTCAACTAAGGCACAGAAATTCTGAATTAAGACATGAACTTCAGCTTTAGATTTTAATAGGTATACCCAAGTATATCTAGAATAATCATCAACTATTGTTAAGAAATATGAGAAACCATGCAAGGAAAGAACAGACATAGGGCCCCATATATCAACATGTATTAAACTAAAAATGGCAGAAGTAGAAGAAGTACTCAATGGAAAACTCAATTTCTTTTGCTTTGCAATTGGACATACATCACAAATGTGTTCTTTAGTACACTGTACATAAGGAAAGAGATCCCTTATTGACTGCCCTTTGACAAAAGAAGGGTGTCCTAACCTATAGTGCCACAAATTGTGCACTTTGGGATCAAAACTACAAGATACATTGACAGTAGGAATAACAACAGAAGAAACAGAAGACAGTACTGAATTACAACTTGAATGAGGGGTAACTGAGGACTTATTGAGGATGTATAGTCCCTTGACTGCTTTAACTGTGCTAATCGTCCTCCAAGCACTGGAATCCTGTATCAAACAAACATCATCATTGAAAATTAGCCTGTAATGAAGACTCTTAACCAGCTTATGTACAGAAATCAAATTGAACTGAAAACTTGGCAGAAACAGCACATTGTGTAAGACAAAACTAGGAGTAAGATGGATTGATCCTTTGATCACTGCTGACTCAGTTACTCCATTTGGTAGAGAAACTGGAATGGAACCTACATGACTATAGGAACTAAAGTAGCTTAATGTGTTACAGATATGATCTGTAGCACCAGTATCCATAACCCAAAAAGTGTCAAGGGGATTACCATTCTTGATAGGAATGACATTTGTGCTGCTATTACCAGATTTGCTAGGAAGGATCTGAACACAAGAATTCACACTGGCAGTGTGTTGTGAAGAGGAACTCTTTGATTCTGAGGTTGGAAGAAGAGCAAGCAAATGGTGATACTGATCAGCTGTAAACCCAAATCTTGTGTCTTGTCCTGAAGATCCTCCCTCAGAGTCTTGATCATCATCAGCAATATGAACACAATTGGCAGACTTGTTTGCATATTTTGGGTTCTTGAACTTGAACCCTGGTGGGAAGCCATGCTTCTTATAGCAATCATCAACCGTGTGACCCATCTTCCCACAATACGAACACTTCTTCGAGGAATACCTATTCCCCCCTGAATTGGAATGATAGCCTCCAGAGCTGGACTGAGAACTGTGATACCCAGAATTGGATTGGGATTGTGAACTCCCTGA is a window of Lotus japonicus ecotype B-129 chromosome 5, LjGifu_v1.2 DNA encoding:
- the LOC130717417 gene encoding pentatricopeptide repeat-containing protein At2g35130-like isoform X1 produces the protein MEAHCSCAGFPFGAAEFFSLMQHVRCEPDRASYNILVDAYGRAGFLNDAEAVFEDMKRVGITPTMKSHMVLLSAYSKTGNVSKCEDILNQMCKSGLKLDTFVLNSMLNLYGRLGQFGKMEEVLTVMENGPCEADISTYNILINRYGQAGFIDKMEGLFQLLHSKGLKPDVATWTSRIGAYSKKKLYVRCLEICEEMIDSGCYPDGGTAKVLLAACSNEDQIEQVTTVIRTMHKDIKTVLTPV
- the LOC130717420 gene encoding probable leucine-rich repeat receptor-like protein kinase At1g35710 — translated: MKLGFVVMLFAMVTSLPYAVGNPQEAEALLKWKASLDNQTQTLVLSSWTSNSTTPCNWLGIQCESKSISILNLTNVGLKGTLQSLNLSSLPKLRTIDLSSNSLYGVIPHHFGLMYNLESLDLSSNNLFGIIPSIIGNLTKVKVLYVYSNQLTGPIPSSIGNLINLDLFDLSENKLSGPIPSTIGNLNKIRVLSLWSNQLTGPIPASIGNLVNVENVFFYKNKLSGPIPSTIGNLTKTKVLSLWSNQLIGPIPASIGNLVNVENVTLQENNLYGTIPSTIGNWTKAKVLYLYSNQLTGPIPPSIGNLINLDLFDLSENKLSGPIPSKIGNLKKIIVLSLWSNQLTGPIPASIGNLVNVENVALYENNLFGPIPSTVGNLTKAKVLYLYSNELTGPIPPSIGNLINLDLIDLSENKLSGPIPSTIGNLTKARVITLWSNQLTGSIPTSIGNMVNVENVTFQENNLYGPIPSSIGNWTKAKVLYLYSNQLTGLIPPSIGNLINLDLFDLRENKLSGPIPSTIGNLKKIRVLSLWSNQLTGPIPASIGNLVNVENVTLQENNLYGTIPSTIGNWTKAKVLYLYSNQLTGPIPPSIGNLINLDLIDLSENNLSGPIPSTIGNLVNVENVTLYENNLFGPIPSTIGNLTKVRRLSLTFNALSGNLPVEMNKLTGLENLQLSYNKFTGYLPDDICVGGKLKNFTTTNNQFTGPVPRSLKNCSSLIRVRLDQNQLSGNITDAFGVYPNLLYIKLSENNFYGHLSPKWGKCNNLTALIVSNNNLSGGIPLELAKATNLHVLILSSNHLTGEIPKELGNLKSLIKLSISGNHISGNIPMELASLQELAILEVAANNLSGFIPPQPGGFPKLWNLNLSQNNFEGSIPVEFGQLKVLQSLDLCGNFLGGTIPLALAQLKSLEILNLSHNNLSGVIPSGFDEMLSLTTVDISYNQLEGLVPSILAFQKAPLGAFRNNKGLCGNASGLESCSTLSEKSHDHKNNKILLVVLPLTLGTLILALFVCGVKYHLRHVSSATINEHAETQPQNQFSIWSFDGKMMYENIIEATEDFDSKHLIGAGVHGCVYRAELSAGLVVAVKKLHSLQDGEMSIQKAFASEIQALTDIRHRNIVKLYGFCSHSLHSFLVYEFLEKGSVDKILRDDEQATAFDWNRRMNVIKDIANALCYMHHDCSPPIVHRYISSKNVLLDLDYVAHVSDFGTAKLLNPNSTNWTSFAGTFGYTAPELAYTMNVNEKCDVYSFGVLALEILFGKHPGDFISSLSAASSTLDAMSLIDKLDLRLPHPINPVVKEVISMTKIVVACLTESPRSRPTMDQVCKEPVMSNSS
- the LOC130717417 gene encoding pentatricopeptide repeat-containing protein At2g35130-like isoform X2, whose amino-acid sequence is MEAHCCAGFPFGAAEFFSLMQHVRCEPDRASYNILVDAYGRAGFLNDAEAVFEDMKRVGITPTMKSHMVLLSAYSKTGNVSKCEDILNQMCKSGLKLDTFVLNSMLNLYGRLGQFGKMEEVLTVMENGPCEADISTYNILINRYGQAGFIDKMEGLFQLLHSKGLKPDVATWTSRIGAYSKKKLYVRCLEICEEMIDSGCYPDGGTAKVLLAACSNEDQIEQVTTVIRTMHKDIKTVLTPV
- the LOC130717417 gene encoding pentatricopeptide repeat-containing protein At2g35130-like isoform X3; amino-acid sequence: MQHVRCEPDRASYNILVDAYGRAGFLNDAEAVFEDMKRVGITPTMKSHMVLLSAYSKTGNVSKCEDILNQMCKSGLKLDTFVLNSMLNLYGRLGQFGKMEEVLTVMENGPCEADISTYNILINRYGQAGFIDKMEGLFQLLHSKGLKPDVATWTSRIGAYSKKKLYVRCLEICEEMIDSGCYPDGGTAKVLLAACSNEDQIEQVTTVIRTMHKDIKTVLTPV